The Rhinoderma darwinii isolate aRhiDar2 chromosome 11, aRhiDar2.hap1, whole genome shotgun sequence genome window below encodes:
- the LOC142663752 gene encoding histone H1.01-like isoform X1: MAETAPAAAVPPTEPTAKSKKQLKKPAAGGAKKTKKPSGPSVSELIVKAVSASKERSGVSLAALKKALAAGGYDVDKNNSRLKMALKTLVTKETLLQVKGSGASGSFKLNKKQQETKDKAVKKKPAAAAKSPKKTPAKSLTKAKRPAAAKKVAKSPKKPKPAPKKITKSPAKEAAKPKAAKSPAKKAPKAAKSPAKKAAKSPAKKAAKTAKSPAKKASKSRKTVAKK, from the exons ATGGCAGAGACCGCACCAGCCGCCGCTGTTCCTCCCACCGAGCCGACCGCCAAATCCAAGAAGCAGCTgaaaaaacctgcagcagggGGCGCCAAGAAAACCAAAAAACCCTCCGGTCCCAGCGTGTCCGAGCTCATCGTGAAAGCCGTGTCCGCCTCCAAAGAGCGCAGTGGGGTGTCTCTGGCTGCCCTGAAGAAGGCTCTGGCTGCTGGAGGATACGATGTAGACAAGAACAACAGCCGCCTGAAGATGGCGCTCAAGACTCTGGTGACCAAGGAAACCCTGCTCCAGGTGAAAGGCAGCGGCGCCTCCGGCTCCTTCAAGCTGAACAAGAAGCAGCAGGAGACTAAGGACAAGGCGGTCAAGAAGAAGCCGGCGGCTGCTGCCAAATCCCCGAAGAAGACTCCGGCCAAGAGCCTGACAAAGGCCAAGAGGCCTGCCGCTGCCAAGAAGGTGGCGAAGAGCCCCAAGAAGCCAAAACCTGCCCCCAAGAAAATAACAAAGAGCCCAGCAAAGGAGGCGGCCAAGcccaaagctgccaagagtccggctaagaaagcgcccaaagctgccaagagtccagCTAaaaaagctgccaagagtccagctaagaaagctgccaaga ctgccaagagtccggctaagaaggCGTCTAAATCCAGGAAGACCGTGGCGAAGAAATAA
- the LOC142663725 gene encoding uncharacterized protein LOC142663725 yields MMEGDGWHMTERILNLTLEIIYLLTGEDYTAGKKTSNKQDTPGVLQGWSGTQSPIMDNEQKILKLTNKIIELLTGEVPIRCQDVTVYFSMAEWEYIEGHKDLYRDVMMEEHQPLTSPGKRDLYRDVMMEDHKPLTSPDGSNIKTPAERCLSPLYSEDCPEEIRNVTQDHQESEVSTYHKDESLINIKVEVRGREEETYMNNGQLAKEEETPTYINKDGHYSSIDVWDTSLGFPQYCKIEENIVTDSLECSIISVLPQDHHSTDRTSDPSNFAKSSNTRDVLKPSTVRKNDKTFQCSECRKTFSQNADLIRHSRVHTGERPFLCTECGKYFTQKSTLVYHKRVHTGERPFRCFDCGKCFAHKSVLINHRRIHTGEKPFSCSDCGKCFAHKSYLVDHRRIHAGVKPHHCMECRKCFTHKSDLNRHRRVHTGEKPFRCSECGKHFTQRANLAMHQKIHIEKQFA; encoded by the exons ATGATGGAGGGAGACGGATGGCACATGACGGAGAGGATATTAAACCTCaccctggagatcatctacctgctgaccggagag GATTACACAGCAGGGAAGAAGACCTCTAATAAGCAGGACACTCCCGGTGTCCTGCAAGGATGGAGCGGGACTCAGAGCCCCATCATGGACAATGAGCAGAAGATCCTAAAGCTCACCAACAAGATCATTGAGCtgttgactggagag gttcctataaggtgtcaggatgtcaccgtctatttctccatggcggagtgggagtatatagaaggacacaaggatctgtacagggacgtcatgatggaggagcaccagcccctcacatcaccgggtaagagggatctgtacagggacgtcatgatggaggaccacaagcccctcacatcaccgg ATGGATCCAATATAAAAACTCCAGCAGAGAGATGtctcagtcctctgtattccgagGATTGTCCAGAGGAAATTCGCAATGTAACACAGGATCATCAGGAATCGGAGGTCTCCACATACCATAAA GATGAAAGTTTGATTAATATTAAAGTTGAGGTaagaggacgagaagaagagacatATATGAACAATGGACAACTTGCTAAAGAGGAAGAAACTCCTACTTATATCAATAAGGATGGACACTACAGCAGCATTGATGTATGGGACACAAGTCTTGGATTTCCTCAATACTGTAAAATAGAAGAGAACATTGTAACAGATTCCCTAGAATGCTCCATTATTTCAGTTTTGCCCCAAGACCATCACAGTACAGATCGAACATCTGACCCCTCTAATTTTGCGAAATCTTCAAATACAAGAGACGTTCTTAAACCCAGTACAGTCCGAAAAAATGATAAAACCTTCCAGTGTAGCGAATGTCGTAAAACTTTCTCCCAGAATGCCGATCTTATCAGGCATTCCAGAGTTCACACGGGTGAGAGGCCATTTTTATGTACGGAGTGCGGGAAATATTTTACCCAGAAATCCACTCTGGTTTATCACAAGAGAGTTCACACAGGGGAGAGACCTTTTCGATGTTTTGACTGTGGCAAGTGCTTTGCACATAAATCGGTTCTCATCAATCACcgtagaattcacacaggggagaagccattttcgtGCTCAgattgtgggaaatgttttgcgcATAAATCCTATCTTGTTGACCACCGACGAATCCACGCAGGAGTCAAGCCTCATCATTGTATGGAGTGCAGAAAATGCTTCACTCACAAGTCAGATCTCAATAGACATAGAAGAGTCCACACTGGAGAGAAGCCATTTAGGTGTTCGGAATGTGGAAAACATTTTACACAAAGAGCAAATCTGGCCATGCACCAAAAGATTCACATAGAGAAGCAATTCGCATGA
- the LOC142663752 gene encoding histone H1.01-like isoform X2, giving the protein MAETAPAAAVPPTEPTAKSKKQLKKPAAGGAKKTKKPSGPSVSELIVKAVSASKERSGVSLAALKKALAAGGYDVDKNNSRLKMALKTLVTKETLLQVKGSGASGSFKLNKKQQETKDKAVKKKPAAAAKSPKKTPAKSLTKAKRPAAAKKVAKSPKKPKPAPKKITKSPAKEAAKPKAAKSPAKKAPKAAKSPAKKAAKTPKAAKSPAKKASKSRKTVAKK; this is encoded by the exons ATGGCAGAGACCGCACCAGCCGCCGCTGTTCCTCCCACCGAGCCGACCGCCAAATCCAAGAAGCAGCTgaaaaaacctgcagcagggGGCGCCAAGAAAACCAAAAAACCCTCCGGTCCCAGCGTGTCCGAGCTCATCGTGAAAGCCGTGTCCGCCTCCAAAGAGCGCAGTGGGGTGTCTCTGGCTGCCCTGAAGAAGGCTCTGGCTGCTGGAGGATACGATGTAGACAAGAACAACAGCCGCCTGAAGATGGCGCTCAAGACTCTGGTGACCAAGGAAACCCTGCTCCAGGTGAAAGGCAGCGGCGCCTCCGGCTCCTTCAAGCTGAACAAGAAGCAGCAGGAGACTAAGGACAAGGCGGTCAAGAAGAAGCCGGCGGCTGCTGCCAAATCCCCGAAGAAGACTCCGGCCAAGAGCCTGACAAAGGCCAAGAGGCCTGCCGCTGCCAAGAAGGTGGCGAAGAGCCCCAAGAAGCCAAAACCTGCCCCCAAGAAAATAACAAAGAGCCCAGCAAAGGAGGCGGCCAAGcccaaagctgccaagagtccggctaagaaagcgcccaaagctgccaagagtccagCTAaaaaagctgccaaga CGcccaaagctgccaagagtccggctaagaaggCGTCTAAATCCAGGAAGACCGTGGCGAAGAAATAA